The nucleotide window GtatgtgtgtctatttttttGAATTGTGCATGGTTACAAAGATATTTTCCACAGCTGCTTCTATTAGCTTCATAGTCTTACCTGTTACATTTTGGGCTTTAATCCATCTGGAGCTCATCTTTAAACCGCCTGTGTTAATTGGCCGGATCTTCTGTGGTTCCGTCAGTTGTCCTTAGACATTTCAGAGCTGCATTAGTAGGTACGTTACTGGACGTGGGCTCTCCGTCTTCTTCATCTGCTATTCCTTTACCAGTGTATACTGTTCCTTTTTGACCCTTGTGGGGTTTTTTgacttaaattgttttatttaatattcagtTTGCCATCCTATTTTTTGTGTTCCTCTTTGTCTGCTATATCTGTGTTCTTacctttttctgtcttcctgtctGCTTTGGTTGTAACAGCGttagtgagatataattgacatacctGACCATTcccccatttaaagtgtacacttcagtcGTTTTTAATGTGTTCACATTTGTGCAAACACCACCACAGTCAACTTTAGAACGTTTTCATCCCCTCAAAAAGAAACCTGTACCTTAATCTACGTGCTCTGTCTGTGGGTTTGCCTACTCTGGAGGCAAGGTGCTCCCCTTTGTGAGAATCGGTGCAGCTCGCCCCAGAACTGGTGGCTGTGACTTGTCGTGACCTGCATGCTCGCTGTGTGCTTCCAGGGAACAGCAGTGAATGCCCCCCACCCGGAAATGCTGCAGATGACACCGTGTGCTTGGATCTTGGCAAGTGTAAAGACGGGAAGTGTGTTCCCTTCTGTGAGAGGGAGCAGCAGCTGGAGTCCTGTGCGTGTAACGGTGAGCGCATGGCTGTGCTGCGTTCTTGCGGCAGGGGAGACGGCCTGTGTCTGCCgggctccctccctccacttGGGGGCTCGGCAGTGTCAGCTGCTCACTGCTGCTCAGGGCAGTGGTGAGAACCCAGCAGTGTGGACACAGACCTCtctggattcagatcctggctccTCCACTGTGTCTGTGGAAACTGTCCTGTTGCTCTTCCTTCTTGCTGTGTTTGCAGACCATGTGGCAGGCTTAGGGGTCGGGGGGGAGGTTGTGTTGTGGTTGTGGGCAGGTGGAGGTTTGTCCTCACCTTCCTTCCCCCATGTCATACACTCCATGAAAGCAGGAGGAGCTGTCTGAATGCCACTGGCAGTGAACTAGGACACGCTCCTTTAAGACTCCAGCCAGAGAGAGCTCAGCCCAGGATCTGACTACTGTCATGAGGTTTGCCATCTTCGGCAGTGCTAGGcctgctgccctctgctccctgctacatgcctggggcaggggcctcACTTAGTGATGGTTGGTGACATCATTCTGGCCTCTCAGACATTCATCCTCAGGTTTCCACACTATCTTTGGAACCCCTGGGTCCACGTAGAGCATAGAGGAAGGGGCCTCAGGGACTGACTGGGCTCTGAGCTTCCCACCCCATCTCAGAGAGAATTCTGTTGCTTTCCAAACAAAAACCCCAGAATCAAAACTGTGGGGTTGGGAACCTGCCATCTGTGCAGTCAGTGGAGTGGGTGGCCCTTCCCGGTGGAGTAACACGTAAATGAAGATAACACAGTGGATGCCAGATCAGTGATTGAGTGGCAGGAGGCTTGTGTCCCTGGaaggcacatagtaaatgccCAGGAAATGCTTGATAAATGAATGCGCATGGAAAGGATTTTGTTTTCCGTTTAAGGtggttttgctcattttttgtgTTCTAGTTGATTTCAGTTTCTCCGACATATACATATGGACATTCCCTGGTCAGTAAAGACTGCCCCCTGAGTCACACTGCCAGTGGGCTTCTGGGCATTTCCGTTCCTGTGTGCCAGAGGGCTCATTTGATGCCCTCCCATTTCCTGTTGCCCCCTGAGCTGGCGGAGGTTGGTCTTGATCGAGGGTGGTTGTGTGCTTAGGCTGCGGCAGGCCCCTCAGTTCCTCACCGGCAGCGCGGCAGTTCTGTCCCAGCCGTGGTGGCTCTCGCTGGAGCCTCGGCTCCCCAGGGTGTACTTGAAACTCAGAAGCCAAGGATTGAAATCAGCAGTGTAGTAAGAATCTTGGGACAAAGGGAAACATTAAGCATTATGAAGGATTTGAAATAGAATAATTTGGCTTTTAATCTATTAAAGAAAGGAAACTTTCTGTGTAAATTGTTTTTACGTTGCCCTCTCTGAGAGCTGAGGAGCGTGAACTCAAAAGTTATTTCTTAGGAGTGATATGGGTAGTATTAACTATTGAAATAAAACAcaagtgcaggggctggcccggtggcgcagtggttaagagggcatgttccacttctacggcccggggtttgccggtttggatcgcAGATACAGACAcggcgctgcttgtcaagccgcactgtggcaggcatccacatataaagtagaggaagatgggcacggatgttagctcagggccagtcttcctcagcaaaaagaggaggattggtggcagatgttagctcagggctaatcttactcaaaaaagaaaaaagaaaaaaacacgaGTGCAATTTCTTCCCCTTTGGGAGCACGGTAGGGAgatgagaagggaaagaggagaggcgTGTGGCTAAGAAACTCCAGCTGTCAGTCACATTCTGTGTTTCAGAAACCGACAACTCGTGCAAGGTGTGCTGCAGGGACCCCTCAGGCCGCTGTGTGCCCTACGTTGACGCTGAACAAAAGAACCTGTTTTTGAGGAAAGGAAAGCCTTGTACAGTAGGATTTTGTGACATGAATGTGAGTATTTATTTATGTACAGCTTTTTCTGTAACAGCCAGATGGGAAGTTTTTATATTGTAAATACTTGATTTAGCAAATAGAAGGAAATCAAAACCCAAATGCTGctatgtctgtctttttttttttttttaaagattggcacctgggctaacaactgttgccaatttttttttcctgctttttctccccaaatcctcccagtacatagttgtatattttagttgtgggtccctctagttgtggcatgtgggacgccacctcagcatggcttgatgagtggtgtcatgtctgcgcccaggatccaacccagtgaaaccctgggctgccacagcagagcgcaggaacctaaccactcggccccggggccggccccctgccaTGTCTTTCTGACCCACTGTTTGTTCTCGTGTCAGAGTCTGGTTAAGTGTGTGTGGGTGCCTGAGAGGGAGAGGCCAGGTGCTCTTGGGAGCCTGGAGCACACTCCCTCCAGAGCAGGGGCCCTGGGTCCAGAGACTGGGCAGGGCCTTGGGGGGACTTTTTGGTAAAGTTGATTGGTTTTAGGTGGTGAGTCTTGTTTGGTTTTCCACGCTAATTATAAAATTGACTAAGATTGCGGAATTGCAAGTTTTGAATCTGAAACAGGTGCTGATTGAATAGGAAAGACCCAGAAACACTTTACTCACCTGAGCCAGACCCTTTTGTTCTCTTCCAACAAAGTGGGATTGAGGCAGTCATGGAAGAGGATGTCAGGGTTAGAGAGGCTGCTCCAGGCGGGCTGGCGGAGTTCTTCCTgtccactttgtgtgtgtgtgtgatcagtGTGTCCTGACTGGAATGCCCCATCTTTAACAAACTGGTTTTCTCGAATTTTGTCTCCTGGTAATTCTAAGTTCACTTATAAAAACTGACTAATTGTGGAAGTGTCAATGACAGTGTATCCTACTTTCTTAGGTACTCATTACACTTAAATTATTGCCCTCAGTCAAAGATGGGTCCTCTAGATGTTTGGTTTTAATGAAGCCCTTTTcatatcaattatttttataaagccaCATTACTTCTAAATGCATTGCTTTTGGGAGTAATGCTGCCCGTTTTCTGTTCATAGGGCAAATGTGAGAAACGAGTACAGGATGTCATTGAGCGATTTTGGGACTTCATTGACCAACTGAGCATCAATACTTTTGGTAGGTGATTTCCCCAGGTAATTATTTGCTTAGAAATTAGCTGACTTTGGTGATGACGTTAGAAAAGTGTGGTGTCAGACTTGATATCCTCTGATCCTGGGGTAGAGGATGGAAATAGTCACtgcttttgttttgaaatagCTTTGTTGGCTAAAATAAAATGGACCCATTATAGGTCTGCTCCTGTCTAGGATGATGCCCAGATTTTCAGACAAGGAAAGTCAATACTGAGTCAAAATATTGGCTTCCTTCTTCACTAAAAAATGAACACGTGACAGCCTAAGTGTGGTTCAGTCCTATAGACTGTAAATCTGAATCTTGTTTGATGTaagaatcatttatttaaaagtggGCCTCAGATTTTGCAGAAGCAAGGACGTATTGTGTCCTCTAGGGTACATAATTTAGAGTTTAGTCACAAAAGTAATACCCAGATAGTAACAACACTGTCGTCGTACGCATTGTTACTAGTAGTAGCCTTCTGTTGATCGTCCATTGACACCATTACTTCAGGGGTCCTGGTGGGCACCCTGTGATTTAATCTGTTCTTCTCGACGAGTGTATCAGGGCTATTTCTGGAAAAGCACCATGGCGTGGGGAGGTGGTTAGATCTAGCGTAGGTGGCGTAGACGCTCCTTTCAGTACTGCGTCAGTTTATCTAGCCGGCGATCTGTGGCATTTGACCCAATGGTAATACACTAAGAACGTTTAATTTTAGATTTCTAAAGTACTTGATCAAGACATTCACTGTTTGGAATTGTTACAGGAAAGTTTTTAGCAGACAACATCGTAGGTTCCGTCCTGGTTTTCTCCTTGATATTTTGGATTCCTTTCAGCATTCTTGTCCATTGTGTGGTAAGTCACAATTTTTAAGTaatgaaacattttattaaaattttgagcAACTCCAACCATATAACctttagaaaatatgaaatctGTTCTTAGCAAAATCTGATCTGATGTTTCCAGTGACACTTTTTTGGTGTTATcccaaggatttaaaaaaatgtaaaaaaaaaaaaaaatctaatggtcttttgtttttctaacagTCTTTTAGAAGAATTTACTCTTTGTGTGTGGATGTTTTTTTCTCATGTATAATTTCTGAGGAATTTTGTACTTCTAAGCACAGGAGACTAACTGGATTTGTCTAGGACCTCTGATAAGGGAAGCTTCTAAATGAGCATTTTCAGGCTGATTTTGTTATAATAGAGCAAATATCAAACGTCAGCATTCCAAAGATGGTGCCCTGTGCCACAGAGATTCTTGGCATTACCGTATAGGGTATTCAGGGCCTTCCGATTAATAAGTGAGCAATCTTTTTGATTCTTGTTCAAAATGAGTAACAGCTAACAAGTTGAATTGGGCTGTGTCTGAGGACCTCCAGGTAGTTTATAAACTTGGGgccctttttcaaaaattttctcaaaaatctaTTCCCCTTGCTTCTGTGGGAAAATGAGGATTTGTCTGCTGTAGAGATGAGGAATCAGACCCGGGCTTCCACGCTTGTCCTCTGAAACTCTCGCACAATGCCCCTCATGTGAGTGCTTGGGAAGTTCCAGCTCAGCGGACTTGTGGGATCTTCACTGCCTCTGCCTCCGCTCCTTTCCCGCTGCCTTCTCTTGCCTGGGCCGTCTCACTGAGCGGCTTTTCCTcggggtggtgagcatgatgagCACGGGGAGGAAGCTCTCTAGGGGGCAGTTCTGCTAAAGCAAAGCTGTGTTAAAGGCCACAGGGCTGAAGCTTCGGCCAGCGGCCGACAGTGCTGTTCATTACAGATGCTTTCACCTGAGTGAAAGTTACAGTGGAAGTTACGGTTGTGGACCATGAGGCCTGATCCTCGATTTCCAAGCAAAGCTGCTGCAGGAGGCAGGGCAGTGGCTTTTTTGTGACCAGAGAATATATTCAGGGCAGCCGGACTGGAAGCCTGGCCTAGATTCTTGGGCTCGGCCTCCTGCCATGCCCCTTGTCATCTGTTATATGGCAGGGACCAGGCAGCAGACAGAACTACGTGTTCAGCTTTCTGCAGATGTGTGATGGAGGGACTTGAGACCCTGTTCCTCTTACGTTTGGGCCATAGTAACTCTGGGACAGTTTGCGGCCAGTGCCGGCTGAGACTGCAAGCATGGCCCTCTGAGCCTTCCCACCAGCTGCCCTCCTGGTCAGCAGGGCCCTGTGTCCCCAGGGTCTGGACAGGGTCTGACCACTGAGCACACAGGGAGATGCTCTATTCTCCTGCCCACGAGGGAATGTCAGAAAGATAGCACTCAGCCGTGTCTATTTCCTTAACGCCAAAAAACATGATTCCTTCCTGTGCAAAAGAAACACTTCTaggctggtggcagagctctTTAAAGCTTACGTAAGAAATTCATTCTCATCTACTGGCCCTGCTCCTACTTTCTGCCTCTCAAGTTCTAAGTTAGTTCTTCAGTTAATAATAGGAGGAGCCTGTAAGGAAAGCgcattttcacaaactgaattGTTTGTACGAATGACCGTTTTCCCTGTGCTGCTTTTCTTCCTAGGATAAGAAACTGGATAAGCAGTAcgagtctctgtctctgtttcacCCCAGTGTAAGTATACAGCATGGAAGAGCGTCATTGTCAGTCGCACTTTGAGACCCTACTAGGCAGAGACCTTCAGCTGGCCACCCCAGCAAGACCCGCCAGCCTTTGCAGCTGTGCCTTCTTTGGCTGGTGGAAGGTCACTGCAGCAGGACGATCTAGGTCCGATATTAAGGTACATTCTTGTGACAACAGTGGCAATGAACTTGTTGCCTGCAGCTCTGTTGCCCAGATGGAGATTTAAGCAAAGGGGTGCTGCTGTGCCCCCCCCAGCTGTGAGCGACTTGGCTGCTCGGCATGACTGACTTAGTGTAATATTTGAGATCTGTTCCTGTCTTGGGAACGTAACTTGATAGGGCTGTTTCTTATGAGTTCTGTTTTGGGTCTTCAAATGGCAAGTTGTCAGGACATGAGAAAGCTGACTGAGTCACTTCGAGGTTGAGGGCGCTCCTTGCAGCAGGGCTCAGCGCCGACCTCGGAAGACATCTGCGTGGTCAGGGCAGAGCTGTGGGACCTGTGATTCACCTTTGACTTGCATGTCTTTCCAGAATGTCGAAATGCTCAGCAGCATGGATTCAGCATCGGTTCGCATCATCAAGCCCTTTCCCGCCCCCCAGACCCCAGGCCGCCTGCAGCCCGCCCCCGTGATCCCTTCGGTGCCTGTGGCTCCGAAACTGGACCACCAGCGGATGGACACCATCCAGGAGGACCCCAGCACAGACTCGCATGTGGATGAGGACGGCTTTGAGAAGGACCCCTTCCCAAATAGCAGCACAGCTGCCAAGTCGTTTGAGGATCTCACGGACCGTCCTGTGACGAGAAGTGAAAAGGCCTCGTCCTTTAAGCTGCAGCGTCAGAGTCGTGTTGACAGCAAAGAAACAGAGTGCTAGGTGAGGGAGCGGTCCTAAGCTCTCTGACTCTAGTGTGCAACGTATTTCTATAGATCTGACCTAAAATCACTCAGCTCAGCAGCTGCTGCTCGCGTGTTCGGACTTCCTTCTCGTATGGAACACTTGTGTGGGTCGGCCCTTTTCCTTTTGGAGAGCTGAGGTGGAATCTAGCTTATTTTGAGGCTTTCAGGTTTTAGTTTTTTTGATCTTTAAAACATCCTTCAACCTGTGGtacaaaagcataaaatacaGCTGGATTAGGttatgaatatttatgtttttgtaaATTAACCTTTTATATTGATAATAGCACTGATTAGGGAGAtgatcaattttttcttttttatacactGTAATGACCGGCTGAATATAATGAGGCATTTAGCAGTTACTTGTGAGGACAACTGGAACACagaatggatttatttattttttgccttcaagtaaagacaaaggagataaaatagaGTTGTATGTTATCTCCAAAAGGTGCGTTCTGTTTCTAGGTTATTTCTTGGAGCTTTTAGCACCAGGGAGATTCACACGTCTAAATTTAGGAATAATTTGGAATAATCAGTTTCTtcttaattctaaaattcatacttTCCAGAAT belongs to Equus asinus isolate D_3611 breed Donkey chromosome 6, EquAss-T2T_v2, whole genome shotgun sequence and includes:
- the ADAM17 gene encoding disintegrin and metalloproteinase domain-containing protein 17 isoform X3, with translation MAKSYPNEEKDAWDVKMLLEQFSFDIAEEASKVCLAHLFTYQDFDMGTLGLAYVGSPRANSHGGVCPKAYYSPIGKKNIYLNSGLTSTKNYGKTILTKEADLVTTHELGHNFGAEHDPDGLPECAPNEDQGGKYVMYPIAVSGDHENNKMFSNCSKQSIYKTIESKAQECFQERSNKVCGNSRVDEGEECDPGIMYLNNDTCCNSDCTLKPGVQCSDRNSPCCKNCQFETAQKKCQEAINATCKGVSYCTGNSSECPPPGNAADDTVCLDLGKCKDGKCVPFCEREQQLESCACNETDNSCKVCCRDPSGRCVPYVDAEQKNLFLRKGKPCTVGFCDMNGKCEKRVQDVIERFWDFIDQLSINTFGKFLADNIVGSVLVFSLIFWIPFSILVHCVDKKLDKQYESLSLFHPSNVEMLSSMDSASVRIIKPFPAPQTPGRLQPAPVIPSVPVAPKLDHQRMDTIQEDPSTDSHVDEDGFEKDPFPNSSTAAKSFEDLTDRPVTRSEKASSFKLQRQSRVDSKETEC